In Deltaproteobacteria bacterium, the genomic window TTCGCTGCCCTCGTCCACAAGGGTGATGTAATCGTAGTATTCCTCGAAGGACTCCACCCCCACGGCCCGAAGCCTCTTGGCAAGCCTTGCCCTCAAAAGCTGCCTCTTGCCCTCGTGAAGGTTGATGCCGCATTTCGCGTACACCAGGGCGGCAAACTTTTTGAAAAGCCTGTCGGAAATTTCGGTTTTCAAGGAAACTCCAGGGATGGGGCGGGAAAATCAGGAAAAAACGCTGCCTTTCGGCACGGGGTGGCCCCTTAGAAAATCTGATGCTGGTAAAATTTTTCCGGAGGCCCCCTGAAGCCGGGTAAGATAAATACTACCCGAACCGGTGGCCAAAAGCAAGGTATCCTGCGGGCTTTCCAGAACCGTTCCGGGCAGCTCACAGGTTTCCGGGCCAAGGGAAGCTTGAAGCACCTTGATCCGGCTCGCACCCAAAAAAGTGAAGGCGCCCGGCCAAGGGTACATTCCCCGCACCAGCCTTTCGATGGCGGCGGCGGACTCGTTCCATTTTATGCGCCCGTCGTCCTTTTTGAGCATGGGGGCGAAGGACGGCTCGCCCTCCTGGGGCCGGGGCTCAAGGGAGCCTTCATAAACCCCGTTCAATGCCTCGACCAGAAGCCTTCCGCCTTCTTCCGAGAGCCTCTTTCCAAGGCTTCCGGCGGTATCCTCCGGCAGAACCGGGCTTTCCTCCTGAAGGATTATACCCCCTGTATCGACTCCTGCGTCCATGGCCATGACGGTGACTCCGCTTATGTCGTCGCCGTTAACTATGGCCCAGTTGAGCGGGGCCGGGCCGCGATACTTGGGAAGAAGTGACGGGTGGATGTTGACGGCGAGATATTTGGGCGCGGCGAGGACCTCCTTGGGAAGTATCCTTCCATAGGCCACCACAACCAGGAAATCCGGGGCAAGGCGTTTAAGCTCTTCCAGAAATTCGGGGGGGCGGACCGAAACAGGCTGGA contains:
- a CDS encoding methionyl-tRNA formyltransferase, with translation MGTPDFAVRPLEMLLGAGVDVPAVITAPDRKKGRGRLLAPPPVKEAALRLGLNVLQPVSVRPPEFLEELKRLAPDFLVVVAYGRILPKEVLAAPKYLAVNIHPSLLPKYRGPAPLNWAIVNGDDISGVTVMAMDAGVDTGGIILQEESPVLPEDTAGSLGKRLSEEGGRLLVEALNGVYEGSLEPRPQEGEPSFAPMLKKDDGRIKWNESAAAIERLVRGMYPWPGAFTFLGASRIKVLQASLGPETCELPGTVLESPQDTLLLATGSGSIYLTRLQGASGKILPASDFLRGHPVPKGSVFS